A window of Garra rufa chromosome 11, GarRuf1.0, whole genome shotgun sequence genomic DNA:
tttggaccttcagcccattggccaccattgaagtccactatatggagaaaaatcctggaatgtttctcaaaaaccttaaattcttttcaactgaagaaagacagacataaacatcttggatcacaagaatttttattagggatgcacgatatgtatcggtcgataacttgcgcgttttgtcagtaaagccggttctgtaatcagcggtaaatgccatcaggtgcgtgatttcacgttgagccgtatatactacacacagccgttgtttacagacgagctgcgcacattcacactgataatgaacattgctatgtgcagctcgtcggtaaacaacggctgtgtgtagtatatacggctcaacgtgaaatcacgcacctgatggcatttaccactgattacagaaccggctttactgacaaaacgcgcaagctttatcgaccgattggtatcggtgcatccctaatttttattccagaagtgaacttttcctttaagagaAAGATTTAATCTTCTCACCTGAGAGACTGATAATGCCAGCACATCACATTTTGTGACAATATGGCTTTTGATTAGTGTGCCAGTTTGATCATCCCACAATTTGACCATTCCCACAGAGTCTCCACTGATGATGGTCCCATTCGACAGGTAGACCACACTCCACACCACGCACTCCTTACCGCGGGACGTCCCAACCCCTCTGTCAACCAGCATCCTGTGTAAAGAGTGGCCTACAAAACATATTAAACACTTGATTACATTCATATATTCTAATTCATGTGCTAATAACAACACTAAATCATAGACTACAAGAATACATTCTGGAAGAATGACGCCATTTACCTGTCTCTACATTAAAAACCTGGATCACATCCATCATTCCAGCTGCTATTTTAGAGCCTGATGGATGCCAGGACAGAGAGATGATGCGGCCTGTGGAATAGGGATTTCATTAAACGTATGGATTTTTTTCAAATACAATAACCAATCATCACATTCATCTGAAATTTCAAATATGACTACAATCTTACTTTTTTGCCTGTCCAGATTTCTCTGAAACTGTATTGTGTCTTCAATCACCTCAAACAGTTTCACAGTTCCATCTTCACAGCCAACCtacaaatgttaaaaacacaaaaaaataacgaGAAAATTAAAGTGTACTCTCTTTAAGTACCATTAGtattacactatcagtcaaaagtttttgaacagtaagattgtttgtttaaaaaaaaagaagtctcttttgctcactaatTTTGttcacaattttgaaatatttgttactatttaaaataactgctttctatttgaatatattataaaatgtaattaatttctgtgatgatcaaagctatatttcagaatcagaatccagtctttagtgtcacatgatccttcagaaatcattataatatgctgatttgctgtacaagaatttttttattgttattattatcaatatttaaaacagctgagtagatcttttttccaggattctttaataaaaagaaagatcagcatttatctgaaataaaatgcttttgaaaCATTACACACTATTCCATTCAAAAGCGTGGAGTCCGTATCtatattttttttggggggggggaacctgaaaaaaaaaactcctcagctgttttcaacataataataataataataataaatgttttttgtaaaatcagaatattagaatgatttctgaaggatcatgtgactggagtaatgatgctaaaaatgtagctttgatcacaggaataaattacattttaaaatatattcaaatagaaaacagttattttaaatattaaaaatattccaaaattgttctgtttttgctgtattttggatcaaataaatgcaggcttggtgagcagatgaatcttcttgaaaaaaaaaaatatataataaaaatattactgtccaaaaaatgttgactggtagtgtatatatcatGCAACGTAAAGCtttattaatatatgtatatatatatatatatatatttttttttttttaaaaacaagtgcttatttagtacagttatgcacacTTTTTTTCCACAAGTGTTTGCTTGCAATTTGTTGACTTGACAATAAATGctgcttgttttttttaattgatttaattatctaatgcaatgacattcatacAATAAGCGTGGCTGATTTTTCTTACTGTACACCTATTGGAACCAAACCTACCGCTAAGTGTGTTCCTTGCTGATTTCCTGTAATGGCCCAGATTGGCCCTCCATATGCATCTATGGTGTATTTCACTTTCTGGTTTGTCAGGTCATACTCAGTTATTCCACCATTCAGTCCCACACCAAACAGACGATCTCCAACCCACGACAGGCCTTCTATCCCACACTGCTCTTTGCCAGGAATGAACTATGGACATAGAAaacataattaaacatttttaagaaACAGTTTGCTATTCAAAAGCCATTTTATTAACATAGCTCTGGTCTCCAAACCCAAGACAGAGGTGTCTTATGAGCATCAATTTGATAAATGACTGAACGTATGTTACCTTTTCTTGATAATATCTGTCTGCACAGTCGAAAATCTCCACTGAGCCGTCCATCCTCGCTACTGCTAACCTTTCAGTATCCCGGTTGAAAGCCAAGGCTCTGATTCCCGACGGCATGTAGTCAAAGAACCGAACCCGGTGAACTTTAAATTCCCCCATCGCTTATTTTAGATCTGTGGACATCAGGAGAACATTGTTTTTCAATGAATAGTCTGCTCATTTGAACAAACAGTTAAATCAATGCGGACTGGTCACTACAGAGATTCTAAACGACATGATGGCCCTAAAAGTTTATAAAACTGCAATTGTAACTGTTTAAatgtcatcatttgctcatttATTCACAATTAGACTAAGCGCATCATGTTTTGGTCTGTCCCTCAAAGTGTCCTGAAGTACGTTAACTACTGATTTTGGTGGCACATACTTCATGCCGTATGATTCAAGAACAAGTACAAAATGACAATATATCTTCTTACCTGCTTCTCTTACTTATTACTCTCTTTCAGATGTTTTACCACTCAGAAGAAGCGCACACGTTGAGCCGCAAGATGCACCACGTTGGTTACCCCTGAACCGGAACAGAAGCCCGCTACAAAAATGAATTTCAAAATAAAGGTCTCGAACCAacataaaatacaattataaGTCGATACAATGTAAATACATCAAGGTACATGTGTCAAAATATAGAAACGCTAACGTAACATTTAAACCaattacaaaacagcaaacataaggtgaaaaaataaaaaaaataagtgcaaaaaataaaatagatcaACAAAACGTGCCGTACTGTAATACTATGTGTATTAAAAATCTACTACGAAAATACGGCTCTACATTAAAGGTTTTGATAGCTCGCTTTAAAAGAAGTCTGCCCATGTACAGCCTTACTTCAGAAAAGACTTTTAAAGGGATTttgactaaactaaacaaaacaaaaccgtaAATTCAGTCTATTAACAAACTTGGATTTATGAATGTAAACTTtgtaaaaaaagataaataaattgattaaaaactTTTTCATCTTCTTCATGACAATCAGTGAAGTTTAAACGTACattaccagttaaaagttttttagTGTTCAAGACCTTTCTTGCTTTTATagaaagtacactaccagtcaatttttttcaactgtaagatttttaatgtttaatgttaagccagcatttatttgatccaaagtacagcaaaacggacaatttttaaaatatttttactattcaaaatactgttttctatttgaatgtattttaaaatgtaatttattcctgtgatttcaaagctgaatttttagcataattacttcagtcacatgatccttcagaaatcattctaatattctgatttgctgcttaaagacatttattattattattattaatgttaaaaacagctgagtataatttttctaagtttctttgatgaacagaaagttcagaagaacagcattcagctttgaccacaggaataaattacactttaaaatatattcgaatggaaaatagttatttcaaatagcaaaaatatttcagtattttggatcaaataaatgcaggcttggtgagccgaagagacttctttaaaaacattaaaaatcttactgttcaaaaaactttgactggtagtgtacttcacATAAAATCAAGAAAGGTCTTGAACATTAATATTGTAATTGTAAATTTGTTATTACAGAAGATTCCATTTATATTTTTACCCTTGTAAATATCTACAAAcaatgttttgctagataaaaatCTGTTAATGAATTGAAAGATTTCTTTCTTTAGCTGAGATCAAAACCCACAGTCAGTctaaaacatgttaatatacACATGAACTTGACACAAAGATGTATTTTGTCAactgttttattttgaaatacaaGGCAGTAATGCAGCACCAGTTTCAAACGTTTTGCTTTATTGAAAGCTGTGGTTTGTTCCACCTGTCAGACTCGTATAGCTTATCAGAGAGCAGTAGAGTAAAACACAGACCTACACAATGAGTAAACAACAATTTCCACAGTTATTGATTGGAGcaccatattaaaaaaaaacaaatagctTGCAGTGACAGAGTACAGCCGGAATTTAACTATTGCTTggtttttaaaggagtagttcacctttaatgtgataatgtactcaccccctggtcatccaagatgttcatgtctttctttcttcagtcacaaggaaattatgttttttgagaaaaacatttcaggatttctctccatataggggacctctatggtgcccccgagcttgaacttccaaaatgcagcttcaaagggctctaactgatcacagcagaggaaagaagggtcttaaccggtcgtttcgctagataaggccccctctttctcagctgggatcatttagagctttttgaagctgcatttaaactgcattttggaagttcaaactcggggcaccatagaagtccattatatggagagaaatcctgaaatgttttcctcaaaaaaaaaaaaaaaaaaaaaaaaaaaaaaatttctttacgactgaagaaagaaagatatgaacatcttggatgaccagggggtgagtacattatctgtaaatttttgttctgaaagtgaactactcctttaactagtTAAGGCAAGCACCTAAAcacatgattttttaaaaaaatataaaactttgAAGGAGAAACAATCGTGTGGTATAGATTTTAAGCATTTCTGTAGCAAAAGTTAAATCCACAGACACAATTGAGCAGTTAACATACATTAACTAGTTGTTTTTGGTgtttaaagtgaaaaaaaaaaacactcagcaGCATAAAAACCACACAATGTATCTTTCAACACAACTCACATATAGTTAACTCTGCTTAGGCATATGTATAAGACATTTGATTGTATAAGTACTTCGATACTTTCTGTGGTCTGTTTTTGGCTTGTATGAGAGGTAGGAAATATTATCTTTGCATTTTTTTGTCAGCACCTAAGGAAAAAGAGCACCAGATATGAACCGATCTCTGGATTAAGCTGAAGAGAAAGGCTTGTGCAGTTCTGTTGGATTTGATGGTTGGGGTTCAGGTATAAGGATCAGCGTTTACTGGTTACATCAGTCCACTAAAATAGAACCTGAATGAGAAAAAGTGcatcttttaatacattaaatcacaaaaaattattaagattTAGTGAACTCAACTCACCTGTCTTAGCCCAAATGCTTGTGCTGTTTCTCATAGCTCACTGCATTGTTGGAGTTACTTCCTAAAGAATAAAGATTAAATTCATCATCATTCTGTTAATAACGGCTGCTTTTATTCTTCCCTTCCCTACggctgaaacacaaaataaactgGTGGTCGTACTAACCTAAATAATCCTTGTAATCTTTGAAGGACTTGTGTCTCAGGCTACGTCCATCTAGAGGGAGAACAGTTAAATGTGTTgaatattgtatttaaatgtatatacaatCTACTGTTGAATGTGTGAATGTAATCTTGCTTAGATGTGTATAACCACCATACTATATAACCTAAACAATGCATAATGTGTGAGTGGATGGCGTTGAATGAAAGTTTAGATGGAGGAGTCTCTTCAGACCTGAGTTTCCACGCTGTTTGATGCACTGGCCTCGATTTGGGATCCCAGCCGAAGGGTTTCCCGGGTTGATAATGTGGCACTCGTAACCAGTGGGACAGAGCAAAGGCTCATCTCCATCCTCTGTGGTGCTGCAGGCCTCAGCTACACATAAAGACAGTCGAGCAAGTTATCAGTGTGTAATGATACATAATATCATTTATTGGTTTGAGCACCAGAATGTTTTATTGTGGGAAAGTGTTCATGTAATCCTTGCTCATCATACTTAATCTAGTAATAATAGTACAACACCTATAGATGGCAGTGTTGTAGTTAGAAAAGGTATTATaataacattaaagggatagttcacccaaaaatgaacattttgtcattaattactcacagacctttattcatcttcgttaaaacaaattaagatttttttaatgaaatctgagagctttctgaccctgtatagacagcaatgcaactgacacattcaaggcccagaaacgtagtaaggacattgttaaaatagtcaatgtgacatcagtggttcaaccataatgttatgaagctattagaatacttcttgtgcacaaacaaaacaaaaataatgactttatttcaacaatttcttctcttccatgttgtcACGGGTTGTGTGGCTTAAGGGAAGAGCACGAAGCAAGAATATTCCAAtgcagtcttttaatataatccacaacGAAAATACAGGAGAGCAAGGAGAATCACACACATGGGAACATCTAATAGCAGACAAAGGAAATGGGGATAACGCAGGACTTAAATACTAGAAGGTTAATTAGGGAGAACTGAAACAGGTGTGTAGCAATTAATCAAAAACCATGGGAACAAATGAGGAACTAACtcagacaggaacacaacagaacaaacatgtgacatttcgccccctcccggaaaggcgcgtcctcgcgccgacaaagaGTCCAACAgaggagggagggtgggggttcaggaggcgggCGTGGGGCAGGCGAAGGGCAGGCAATGGGAAAGGAGTAAAGTTCAGGAGGCCAGGGTGGAGTAGATGGAGGAAGGAGCCAGGGAGGAGCCAgaagcaggaggagccagatggTAGTCCAGAGACCAGCCAGGACGAGGCCCCAGGGCGGAgtcgaaggagggaggagccatggtggagagatggcagatgacaccctggggacgagcgatggagacggagctactggcagaggtgacccaggtggagccgagcagacggagagccagggtgacacagagggtccagagggccaaggcggagctgatggctcaggcgaatgaggcggagatgtggatccggaagaccgcagcagagccggagcgacagaggacaaaggcggagctggagggaaggaggagcctgacagagccggagggacagagtgacaaggcgaagccggaggaatggagtcccgaggcggcggatggtcgacgactgaccaaggcggagccggagagacgagggagcccggtggagctggtgggatgacgggccatggtggagatgagggagccaggagccaaggcggagccgaagggtcggaggaccgaggtggagtccaggactcggaggctggaggtagagactggggatcgacccgcctaggcggagctggagcctgGAAGTCCCGAGATGGATCCACAATCCTAGATGGCgcagcctgagggtgagctgagggacagacaggcactagcagagacagggctgaggaactggctggtttgagtggaggcgggagagggaggctgggtgggaacttcagagactctggacggctggacgggaccagcggagggtcTGGAAGACTGGACttgactggcggagattctggacggctggatggAGCTTTCGGaaactctggaagactggatgtgactggcggagattctggacggctgggcggaaccagcggggactcaggacggctgggcggaaccagcggagacacaggagagctggacgggaccagcggagacacaggagagctggacggaaccagcggagacacaggagagctggacgggaccagcggagacacaggagagctggacgggaccagcggagacacaggagagctggaTAATATCTCCCCAAACCAGTCTATAAGATCCACTTCAAATATTTCCAAAAGTTCTTTATGATAATATCCATAGCTCAGctgcagctcaccctcagtgttaggagtgtgggcgggacctccctctaagccctcgatctccacAAGGACTCCTACGGTGTTGCACAGtgtagccggctcacacacctggtcagtcgcgtCATCAGGCTCAATCTCCGGGGCGATgatgtcctctgtcgctttaaTTGCGGCAGATCGTGGCGCTTTAATCGCTACGGGCTTTGGCTGTGCGGCTGCGGTGGGCTCTGGCTTGTGCTCCGTGCTGCGGGGTGATGaaagctggctgggctctggatcgggAGTGGGGCTGGAGAGGTCTTCCTGAACAGGACAGACGGAGAAATACAGTCCATTACTCTCCAGCGCCCACTCCACGAAGGCGGCGAAATCCTCCCTTGGACCGTTCGCTGGTAGGCGTGCCTTACACGGCTCGCTCAGGCTGGCGTGATAGAAAACACTGAGCGAGCGATCCGGGAAGTGTGTAAGACACGCCAGATCTAAAAAGTCCCTTGTGTGGTCCTCCAGCGAACGGTCCTGTTGCTTCAGGCAGAGGAGTTGGACTGCTGGCAGATCCATTCCGGGAgagggaagaaaaaaaagaaacaaaccaaaacaaaaggaAGAAAAAACGCCGCAaataaactgttgtttggtctgctATTCTGTCACGGGTTGTGTGGCTTAAGGGAAGAGCACGAAGCAAGAATATTCCAAtgcagtcttttaatataatccacaacGAAAATACAGGAGAGCAAGGAGAATCACACACATGGGAACATCTAATAGCAGACAAAGGAAATGGGGATAACGCAGGACTTAAATACTAGAAGGTTAATTAGGGAGAACTGAAACAGGTGTGTAGCAATTAATCAAAAACCATGGGAACAAATGAGGAACTAACtcagacaggaacacaacagAACAAACATGTGACACATGTTAGTCTttaacatggtagttgtgttactgtctatggagggtcagaaagctcttggattatataaaaaaaaaatcttaatttgtcttctgaagatgaacaaagattttacgggtttggaacgacatgagggtgagtaataatgacatgattttcatttttgggtgaactatcgctttaataaTATATCAACAATAGTGGAGGGCCaaggttttatatattttatatatataagtcCTCAAGGAGTTAGCTTAACCCTCTTCACCCCTCAGATTTAAAATTAGcatttcaataatttaacaacaatatttaaataattaacaacAGTCAGATACGAGCAGTTCAGAGTTCTCTGATGGAGGCTAATGGTCACATAACATGTAGAAAAGcaaatcaaatatttatatattaaaatagtatattttatatatacaatagtatattttaatattattttaataaatatttaaatatcttatttataCTAGatactttatttaaatatttaatctagataaaaactatatttatattatatacatgtTTAGTTtgattcagatttgttttttttatttttatttttattttattttatgaaccattatatttttatgatttaagtaATTATTTGCGTTTCATGAAACCTCCTGTAGGAACAGAACAAGattgtttatgttttttaaagaagtctcttctgctcaccaagcctgcatttatttcatccaaagtagagtaaaacaagaaaatgtttaaatatttttactatttaaaagaacttgtttctatttgaatatattttaacatgttatttactcctgtgatttcaaagcatcatctaattttttgcatcattactccagtcacatgatccttcagaaattattctaatattctgatttgctgctaaaaaacatttattataattattacattgaaaacaaccaagtagattttttcaggtttctttaatgcaTAGAAAGTTcagcagaacagcatttatctgaaatagaactcttttgtaacattataaatgtctttattatcacttttgatcaattttaagcatccttgctaaataaaagtattcatttctataatttctttcccccccaaaattgtactgactccaagcttttgaatgttacaaaagcttttatttcagataaatgctgatctatgGATATTTGTCATttcatcaaataatttttttattctattcaaagaatcctgaaaaaaaattactcagctgttttaaatattgataataataataataataatgttataaaataatgtataataataaaaataatgtttcttgaacagcaaatcagcatatcagaatgatttctgaaggataatgtgacactgaagactggagtaatgatgcctgaaaattctgctttgatcacagggagaaatttatatctaaatttaaatgtatataaatatttccCAATCTTACTGCTTTTGcgtattttgggtcaaataaatgcaggattggtgagcagaaaagatttaaaaaacatgaaaaacttttgactggtcctGTAGTTCTCTTGCAAATCCCAGTTTGGCACATCTTGATACATTATAATGAAATATTTGTGATTTGTTAGAACATGTGGCTACTTTTAACATGCTGTCTATGAAGAAAGATGCATTTTGCTGCCAGATGTGGGTGTAGTTCCAACTTCTACTAGAAGGAGCCAAAAGGATCATTCTAACTAGGCAAACCTGGCAGGATAGTTGCTAAAAAAGTGCCTGGGACTGTACACGTTCCTAGCGGTGCCATCAGCCAATCAGCATTGTCATGAGGTGTCAGTGTGCCAATGCTACCTACTACAGTATATACATCCTCAGTGCTAATTTAGACTGCTTTTTGGATAAGAATAAAACTCAGAATAGTATTGTAGCtccatgtttaatatttaatgaaaAGAACACTGTGAGGGATAAAGTAAAGTCTGTTCAATGGACTGTACTGTTGTTCAACAACATACTGATTGTTCAGCTCTCTTTCCAAAAGACTTTCAGTGCACAAAACTCCAGAAAACAGCTTTGAAAGTGATTTAGGACCTTtacactgccctacaaagcaaaaaggcagtaactacgccgagtgcagaactgagaaaaatgactttaaagttatcctgtcatccagcctgttatccaGTGTTAAAACCGTCCTGTGAGGATGCcgcgaaatcacacacatttgagataaaatattttgtcacataacaaaggatgccttgaatgtcatgaaaatgataataactcatttttgaccaaaaatgcagttactgcctttttgctttgtagggcagtacaGCACATGCCAATTTTAAGGACTGCGAGTCTATCACTCAAACCTTGTTTTCATTTGTGGAAACTTCAATATGGTGACAAGgtctattacattttttttaagaagttccCTCAAACTACATTTGATGGTAAGTCAGTGCTATTTCACTTTGTGCATTCGATCCTGAATAAATCGATACCCACCCTGCAGAACCTCTTCTGGTCCATCTAAAAGCCAGCCGTTCCCTCCTAGCCACCGCGGCTTGGGCTGCACCAACCAGTCCAGCACTGACCAATAAGAAATCAATACACAATATCAGTATGGCTAAATGTACTCAAGATTCACCATATACACGTCAGCATTATGCCTTGTAGTAATGCTAAAGCGGATATTCTGATTTCTGAGCAGATCATAGTGTGTTTTCTTACCGGGTGGAGGTTGCACTGACTCCAGACAGGCGTATATGCAGCCGTTGTAACAGCAACGTTTGTGTCTCTCACATTCAGAGTCAGATCGGCAGCCCGGTACCTCACAGGCTCGCTCGGGTAACATCTGCGGTGGCGGAGGACAGCGGTCGTTCTTCTGGTGCTGAGCAGTCTGAGGATGGTTGGGGTACTCGTAGTCCTGGGAGATTGAAAGACAACATGTGTAAGGGACATTATCATCATTTTTAACTATCTTTCTGAACATGAAATGATTATCATTCCTGTGAtgccaaagctgaatttcagcatcattactccagtcttcagtgtcacatgatccttcagaaatcattctaacatgctgatttggtgcttaagaatttttttttatcattatctattttgaaaacagttgtgctgcttaatatttttatgaaatccatGATATACTACGATTAAAAAACTTTGATAAAAAAGTaataactgcgagtttatatttcattattctgagaaaaaatgtcagaactgcaagtttatctcataattaaaaaaaagtcagaattgcaagtttatatctcataattctgaagaaaaaaatcagaactgcgagtttatatctcataattctgagaaaaaatgtcagaattgcgagtttatatcttataattttgggaaaaaatgtcagaattgtgagtttacatctcgtaattttgagaaaaaatatcacaactgagtttatatctcataattcagagaaaaaaaatagattttcaaCTTTATATCATaactgagaaaagtcagaactgcaagtttatattataattttgattaaaaaaagtcagaactgcgagtttatatttcataatcctgagaaaaaaagtcagaattgcgagtttatctgataatttaaaaaaaagtcagaattgcgagtttatatctcataattttgagaaaaaaatgttagaattgcaagtttataacataACTTTGATAAAGTaataactgcgagtttatatttcataattctgagaaaaaatgtcagaactgcaagtttatctcataattaaaaaaaagtcagaattgcaagtttatatctcataattctgagaaaaaaaatgtcagaattgtgagtttacatctcataattttgagaaaaagtcagaactgtgagtttatatctcataattctgagaaaaatatcagaattgagtttatatctcatagttcagagaaaaaaaaatgattttcaacTTTATATCATaactgagaaaagtcagaactgcaagtttatattataattttgattaaaaaaagtcagaactgcgagtttatatttcataatcctgagaaaaaaagtcagaattgtgagtttatctaataatttaaaaaaaagtcagaattgcgagtttatatctcataattcagagaaaaaaaatgtcagaactgcgagtttatattataattttgatttaaaaaaaaagtcagaactgcgagtttatatcttataattttgagaaaaaaaatgtcacaattgtgagtttatatctcataattctgagaaaaaaaatgtcagaactgcgagtgtatattataattttgattaaaaaaagtcagaactgcgagtttatatcttataattttgagaaaaaaaaatgtcagaattgtgagtttatatctcataattctgagaaaaaagtcaga
This region includes:
- the wfdc1 gene encoding WAP four-disulfide core domain protein 1 isoform X2, which gives rise to MPGCQIRTGFVPVILACYFLLLASGSRNARMIRKRGLNQKDYEYPNHPQTAQHQKNDRCPPPPQMLPERACEVPGCRSDSECERHKRCCYNGCIYACLESVQPPPVLDWLVQPKPRWLGGNGWLLDGPEEVLQAEACSTTEDGDEPLLCPTGYECHIINPGNPSAGIPNRGQCIKQRGNSGSNSNNAVSYEKQHKHLG
- the wfdc1 gene encoding WAP four-disulfide core domain protein 1 isoform X1 encodes the protein MPGCQIRTGFVPVILACYFLLLASGSRNARMIRKRGLNQKDYEYPNHPQTAQHQKNDRCPPPPQMLPERACEVPGCRSDSECERHKRCCYNGCIYACLESVQPPPVLDWLVQPKPRWLGGNGWLLDGPEEVLQAEACSTTEDGDEPLLCPTGYECHIINPGNPSAGIPNRGQCIKQRGNSDGRSLRHKSFKDYKDYLGSNSNNAVSYEKQHKHLG